One segment of Anopheles stephensi strain Indian chromosome 3, UCI_ANSTEP_V1.0, whole genome shotgun sequence DNA contains the following:
- the LOC118509552 gene encoding ADP-dependent glucokinase has translation MFSLLSTATMLGAFTALFAIVFQAYLTSNELVRLTVILQHLRDLEVEYPVNGPRVAIGYGSCSDLHVRAIDFLEYSDRIGQALNASEYTFDDITSEDEFLLNFAYYFQRGAAAERFTTNREMFMSLVQRAKKSSTIQHHWALGGNAPVIGTRMAIEGANVLLGAKMSSKLKTHLRPEVRLTGSLIDDDDIHLILEYNTGDRWGDLVTPRANRYILHNDHHNPYLSSLEEFNTALTGFEPHLFIVSGLQMMDNYAYPVGVREKLLDRVRQQMQAQSRTATLIHFEMASFVELELLQLLLRTVLPYSDSIGMNEQELDNLQQVLRTGRISLVADCNPRVAHSLDQARAVFRTLNEDFYRKQHSAGDGATRRPLSRMHLHTLAYQAFIVAKDSRWQHTKHAAAKASLIAHRHVCASTIVNPDAAYLQMDGSFAVSAEPGARRIPFNNRDPVSCWEETLELRIPDAPSIVVEICVAPVLICKHAKQTVGAGDNISGAGLVLQI, from the exons ATGTTCTCGCTACTTAGCACCGCCACCATGCTGGGCGCTTTTACTGCGCTGTTTGCAATCGTGTTTCAAGCGTACCTTACCTCCAACGAGCTGGTACGGTTGACCGTCATTTTACAACACCTGCGCGATCTGGAGGTGGAATATCCGGTCAACGGTCCACGGGTTGCGATCGGGTACGGTTCCTGCAGCGACCTGCACGTTCGGGCGATAGATTTTCTCGAATATAGCGATCGCATCGGACAGGCTCTTAATGCGAGCGAGTACACATTTGACGATATTACGAGCGAGGACGAGTTTCTGCTCAACTTTGCCTACTACTTCCAACGTGGTGCGGCTGCAGA ACGATTTACCACAAACAGGGAGATGTTTATGAGTTTGGTGCAGCGAGCGAAGAAATCGAGCACCATTCAGCATCACTGGGCGCTGGGCGGCAATGCACCGGTCATAGGAACGCGCATGGCAATCGAAGGTGCAAACGTACTTCTCGGTGCTAAAATGAGCTCAAA GTTAAAGACGCATCTGCGGCCAGAAGTTCGACTGACCGGTAGCCttatcgacgacgacgatattCATCTGATACTGGAGTACAACACCGGCGACCGCTGGGGTGATCTCGTTACGCCCCGTGCCAACCGGTACATACTGCACAACGATCACCACAATCCGTACCTGAGCTCGCTGGAAGAATTCAACACAGCGCTGACCGGTTTCGAGCCCCATCTGTTCATCGTGAGCGGGCTGCAGATGATGGACAATTACGCTTACCCGGTGGGAGTGCGTGAAAAGCTGCTCGACCGGGTACGGCAACAGATGCAGGCCCAGTCACGCACCGCCACGCTGATTCACTTCGAAATGGCCAGCTTCGTGGAGCTGGAGctgttgcagctgctgctgcgaacGGTACTCCCGTACAGCGATTCGATCGGCATGAACGAACAGGAGCTGGACAATCTGCAGCAAGTGTTGCGGACGGGCCGCATCAGCCTGGTGGCCGACTGTAATCCACGGGTAGCGCACTCGCTCGATCAGGCACGGGCCGTGTTTCGCACGCTGAACGAAGATTTCTACCGCAAGCAGCACAGCGCCGGTGATGGAGCAACGCGTCGACCGCTTTCCCGGATGCATCTGCACACGCTTGCGTATCAGGCGTTTATCGTGGCGAAGGATAGTCGCTGGCAGCATACGAAACATGCCGCTGCGAAGGCATCGCTCATTGCGCACCGGCACGTGTGCGCCAGTACGATCGTAAATCCGGACGCGGCTTACCTGCAGATGGATGGTAGCTTTGCCGTGTCGGCAGAGCCAGGCGCCCGTCGGATACCCTTTAACAATCGCGATCCGGTTTCTTGCTGGGAGGAAACGCTCGAACTGCGGATCCCCGATGCGCCGTCGATCGTGGTGGAGATATGCGTGGCACCGGTGTTGATCTGCAAACATGCGAAGCAAACGGTCGGTGCGGGTGATAACATTTCCGGCGCGGGACTGGTGCTGCAGATATAA